The following coding sequences are from one Ornithodoros turicata isolate Travis chromosome 1, ASM3712646v1, whole genome shotgun sequence window:
- the LOC135400701 gene encoding aurora kinase C-like isoform X5 translates to MDITDLMDVEHLMDTTPPMEEDTVPCTLEPSLPEGSRTVPCTLEPSLPEGSRTVPCTLEPSLPEGSGTVPCTLEPSLPEGSRTVPCTLEPSLPEGSGTVPCTLEPSLPEGSRTGYVNMADKENVPRYANTPTNGAQQRSQGVRKPQRRRTCLEWTINDFDIGRPLGSGKFGNVYLAREKQSKFIVALKVLFKAQLQVYGVEHQLRREIEIQSHLRHPHILRLYGYFHDKTKVYLILEYAPRGALFKELQRCNVFDETRAATYLYQMCDALKYCHSKKVIHRDIKPENLLLGYHGELKIADFGWSVHAPSSRRNTICGTRDYIPPEMLQGSVYDEQVDLWSMGVLTYELLVGRPPFESKTSEETYTRILEIDMQYPDHVSLEAMDFIDRFLQLVPQERMTLDQALMHPWVVRNADTSFVARARRNRCIS, encoded by the exons ATGGATATCACGGATCTCATGGATGTTGAACACTTAATGGACACGACGCCTCCGATGGAAGAAGACACAG TGCCGTGCACGCTGGAGCCAAGTCTCCCGGAGGGATCCCGAACTG TGCCGTGCACGCTGGAGCCAAGTCTCCCGGAGGGATCCCGAACTG TGCCGTGCACGCTGGAGCCAAGTCTCCCGGAGGGATCCGGAACTG TGCCGTGCACGCTGGAGCCAAGTCTCCCGGAGGGATCCCGAACTG TGCCGTGCACGCTGGAGCCAAGTCTCCCGGAGGGATCCGGAACTG TGCCGTGCACGCTGGAGCCAAGTCTCCCGGAGGGATCCCGAACTG GTTATGTAAACATGGCAGACAAGGAAAACGTG CCAAGATACGCTAATACGCCCACAAATGGTGCACAGCAAAGGTCTCAAGGGGTTCGGAAGCCCCAAAGGAGGAG GACATGCTTGGAATGGACTATTAATGATTTTGACATTGGCAGGCCACTTGGAAGCGGAAAGTTTGGCAACGTGTATCTTGCTCGAGAGAAGCAGAGCAAGTTCATCGTTGCACTGAAG GTACTGTTCAAAGCTCAGTTGCAAGTGTATGGAGTTGAACATCAGCTTAGGCGGGAGATTGAAATCCAGTCGCATCTCAG GCATCCTCACATCTTGCGGCTGTACGGCTACTTTCACGATAAAACCAAAGTATACCTGATCCTCGAATATGCTCCGAGGGGAGCGCTGTTCAAAGAGCTCCAGAGGTGCAATGTGTTTGATGAAACCAGAGCAGCCACG TACCTCTACCAGATGTGCGATGCACTCAAGTACTGCCACAGCAAGAAAGTTATCCACAGGGACATCAAGCCAGAAAATCTCTTGCTGGGCTATCACGGGGAGTTGAAAATAGCAGATTTTGGCTGGTCCGTTCATGCACCATCCTCCAG GAGGAACACCATATGTGGCACCAGGGACTACATTCCCCCGGAAATGCTACAAGGAAGCGTGTACGATGAACAGGTTGATCTGTGGTCTATGGGGGTCCTGACTTACGAGTTACTAGTGGGAAGACCTCCCTTCGAGTCGAAGACCTCGGAGGAGACTTACACGCGCATTCTTGAAATTGACATGCAGTACCCTGATCATGTATCACTTGAAGCCATGGACTTCATTGATAGG tttcttcagcttgTTCCTCAAGAGAGGATGACCCTTGATCAAGCCTTAATGCACCCGTGGGTGGTGAGAAATGCAGACACCAGCTTTGTTGCAAGGGCACGTCGAAACCGCTGTATTAGCTAG
- the LOC135400701 gene encoding aurora kinase C-like isoform X6: MDITDLMDVEHLMDTTPPMEEDTVPCTLEPSLPEGSGTVPCTLEPSLPEGSRTVPCTLEPSLPEGSGTVPCTLEPSLPEGSRTVPCTLEPSLPEGSGTVPCTLEPSLPEGSRTGYVNMADKENVPRYANTPTNGAQQRSQGVRKPQRRRTCLEWTINDFDIGRPLGSGKFGNVYLAREKQSKFIVALKVLFKAQLQVYGVEHQLRREIEIQSHLRHPHILRLYGYFHDKTKVYLILEYAPRGALFKELQRCNVFDETRAATYLYQMCDALKYCHSKKVIHRDIKPENLLLGYHGELKIADFGWSVHAPSSRRNTICGTRDYIPPEMLQGSVYDEQVDLWSMGVLTYELLVGRPPFESKTSEETYTRILEIDMQYPDHVSLEAMDFIDRFLQLVPQERMTLDQALMHPWVVRNADTSFVARARRNRCIS; the protein is encoded by the exons ATGGATATCACGGATCTCATGGATGTTGAACACTTAATGGACACGACGCCTCCGATGGAAGAAGACACAG TGCCGTGCACGCTGGAGCCAAGTCTCCCGGAGGGATCCGGAACTG TGCCGTGCACGCTGGAGCCAAGTCTCCCGGAGGGATCCCGAACTG TGCCGTGCACGCTGGAGCCAAGTCTCCCGGAGGGATCCGGAACTG TGCCGTGCACGCTGGAGCCAAGTCTCCCGGAGGGATCCCGAACTG TGCCGTGCACGCTGGAGCCAAGTCTCCCGGAGGGATCCGGAACTG TGCCGTGCACGCTGGAGCCAAGTCTCCCGGAGGGATCCCGAACTG GTTATGTAAACATGGCAGACAAGGAAAACGTG CCAAGATACGCTAATACGCCCACAAATGGTGCACAGCAAAGGTCTCAAGGGGTTCGGAAGCCCCAAAGGAGGAG GACATGCTTGGAATGGACTATTAATGATTTTGACATTGGCAGGCCACTTGGAAGCGGAAAGTTTGGCAACGTGTATCTTGCTCGAGAGAAGCAGAGCAAGTTCATCGTTGCACTGAAG GTACTGTTCAAAGCTCAGTTGCAAGTGTATGGAGTTGAACATCAGCTTAGGCGGGAGATTGAAATCCAGTCGCATCTCAG GCATCCTCACATCTTGCGGCTGTACGGCTACTTTCACGATAAAACCAAAGTATACCTGATCCTCGAATATGCTCCGAGGGGAGCGCTGTTCAAAGAGCTCCAGAGGTGCAATGTGTTTGATGAAACCAGAGCAGCCACG TACCTCTACCAGATGTGCGATGCACTCAAGTACTGCCACAGCAAGAAAGTTATCCACAGGGACATCAAGCCAGAAAATCTCTTGCTGGGCTATCACGGGGAGTTGAAAATAGCAGATTTTGGCTGGTCCGTTCATGCACCATCCTCCAG GAGGAACACCATATGTGGCACCAGGGACTACATTCCCCCGGAAATGCTACAAGGAAGCGTGTACGATGAACAGGTTGATCTGTGGTCTATGGGGGTCCTGACTTACGAGTTACTAGTGGGAAGACCTCCCTTCGAGTCGAAGACCTCGGAGGAGACTTACACGCGCATTCTTGAAATTGACATGCAGTACCCTGATCATGTATCACTTGAAGCCATGGACTTCATTGATAGG tttcttcagcttgTTCCTCAAGAGAGGATGACCCTTGATCAAGCCTTAATGCACCCGTGGGTGGTGAGAAATGCAGACACCAGCTTTGTTGCAAGGGCACGTCGAAACCGCTGTATTAGCTAG
- the LOC135400701 gene encoding aurora kinase C-like isoform X14, whose protein sequence is MDITDLMDVEHLMDTTPPMEEDTVPCTLEPSLPEGSGTVPCTLEPSLPEGSRTGYVNMADKENVPRYANTPTNGAQQRSQGVRKPQRRRTCLEWTINDFDIGRPLGSGKFGNVYLAREKQSKFIVALKVLFKAQLQVYGVEHQLRREIEIQSHLRHPHILRLYGYFHDKTKVYLILEYAPRGALFKELQRCNVFDETRAATYLYQMCDALKYCHSKKVIHRDIKPENLLLGYHGELKIADFGWSVHAPSSRRNTICGTRDYIPPEMLQGSVYDEQVDLWSMGVLTYELLVGRPPFESKTSEETYTRILEIDMQYPDHVSLEAMDFIDRFLQLVPQERMTLDQALMHPWVVRNADTSFVARARRNRCIS, encoded by the exons ATGGATATCACGGATCTCATGGATGTTGAACACTTAATGGACACGACGCCTCCGATGGAAGAAGACACAG TGCCGTGCACGCTGGAGCCAAGTCTCCCGGAGGGATCCGGAACTG TGCCGTGCACGCTGGAGCCAAGTCTCCCGGAGGGATCCCGAACTG GTTATGTAAACATGGCAGACAAGGAAAACGTG CCAAGATACGCTAATACGCCCACAAATGGTGCACAGCAAAGGTCTCAAGGGGTTCGGAAGCCCCAAAGGAGGAG GACATGCTTGGAATGGACTATTAATGATTTTGACATTGGCAGGCCACTTGGAAGCGGAAAGTTTGGCAACGTGTATCTTGCTCGAGAGAAGCAGAGCAAGTTCATCGTTGCACTGAAG GTACTGTTCAAAGCTCAGTTGCAAGTGTATGGAGTTGAACATCAGCTTAGGCGGGAGATTGAAATCCAGTCGCATCTCAG GCATCCTCACATCTTGCGGCTGTACGGCTACTTTCACGATAAAACCAAAGTATACCTGATCCTCGAATATGCTCCGAGGGGAGCGCTGTTCAAAGAGCTCCAGAGGTGCAATGTGTTTGATGAAACCAGAGCAGCCACG TACCTCTACCAGATGTGCGATGCACTCAAGTACTGCCACAGCAAGAAAGTTATCCACAGGGACATCAAGCCAGAAAATCTCTTGCTGGGCTATCACGGGGAGTTGAAAATAGCAGATTTTGGCTGGTCCGTTCATGCACCATCCTCCAG GAGGAACACCATATGTGGCACCAGGGACTACATTCCCCCGGAAATGCTACAAGGAAGCGTGTACGATGAACAGGTTGATCTGTGGTCTATGGGGGTCCTGACTTACGAGTTACTAGTGGGAAGACCTCCCTTCGAGTCGAAGACCTCGGAGGAGACTTACACGCGCATTCTTGAAATTGACATGCAGTACCCTGATCATGTATCACTTGAAGCCATGGACTTCATTGATAGG tttcttcagcttgTTCCTCAAGAGAGGATGACCCTTGATCAAGCCTTAATGCACCCGTGGGTGGTGAGAAATGCAGACACCAGCTTTGTTGCAAGGGCACGTCGAAACCGCTGTATTAGCTAG